Within the Rosa rugosa chromosome 2, drRosRugo1.1, whole genome shotgun sequence genome, the region TTGACAGTGTCCAGAGTGCAGGAAACCGTGAGCTGCTGATCAGTAGCTAGTAACACGGTCGGTTGAACAGCCTGATCACAAAGGAGCCAAATATTTGGGGGTTGGTCTCCCCGATCATTCACTGCAGCCGGAAACATCTTCAAAGAATGCCAAAAAGAAGATTTAAGTGCACTTAGATTAATAAAAGGTTCAGAAATACCAACAATTGAAGGTTGGTATCTATGAACCATCCTACGCAAGACTCTTTGAGTGGGGGCGTTACCCAAGCCCCGAGCATTCCAAAAAAGAACCTTCATAGGTTAAGGCGAGGAGTGGGAGCCCTATTGCGGGTGGGATAGCGGTCAGAAACTTGCTCCTGGACTGTTTCCTTATGcgttttcttcttttgcttctttCTCTGCGATTTAGAAAGAACAATAGTCATATCATCTTCCTTCCCTTGAACAACTACTTCATCTCCCTTCGTCACTATTAGGGAGGTGGGGCTAGAATCATGTTCATCGTCCGAAACCTCAGCCGCAACCTGGCTTGAATGCTGTATGTCAGAAGACTGATTAATTGGCTCAAGATACACTTGATCTGCCAATTGCTCAATTAAATCGTTGGCAGCCTCCGCAATGACTTCTTGAGCCAAAATGGCGAACCGATTCTCCGTGGGGTCATTATTAGGAGTTGCTGGTCTCTCAGTGGCTACTCCCCCTGGACTACCATCTCTCCCACTGCCACAAGGCTCACTGATTCTCCTGGAAACTTGTATAGGATCTTGGTCACTTTGCTCCTTATCCTTCACCCTATATTCCTGGCGAACCACCGACCTTGAAACTGTGGAAGGTTTCTCAACATTGCGAGGCTTTGGGTTGTCACCATGCAATCGTCTACAACGATCCACCATATGCCCAACCATACCGCAATGAGTACACTTGTTTTCATAAATAATCTCAATGGGGAAACAAAGTGACTCACGCTCAACCATTACCGACGTTGGCA harbors:
- the LOC133730844 gene encoding uncharacterized protein LOC133730844, whose amino-acid sequence is MSATSAGNPSEGGCPWAFLRPLEEGFPRPQPPPKAKTFASILSDSVESSVSLSQLPAPVIRGDKTYVKINEALYQEQLKNFKTNLIGRLLLRKGSVPMKTPVLKGLLADLWRPAAPWRLVPLGKGYFDIHFGTEEDLRRVWGGGTCTLADGLFRLAQWKPDFVPGDVLPQTHAQLWVRLYGLSQDYWHPQHLMEIARGVGTPLQLDRATKEREFGYYARVLVDVDLASELPTSVMVERESLCFPIEIIYENKCTHCGMVGHMVDRCRRLHGDNPKPRNVEKPSTVSRSVVRQEYRVKDKEQSDQDPIQVSRRISEPCGSGRDGSPGGVATERPATPNNDPTENRFAILAQEVIAEAANDLIEQLADQVYLEPINQSSDIQHSSQVAAEVSDDEHDSSPTSLIVTKGDEVVVQGKEDDMTIVLSKSQRKKQKKKTHKETVQEQVSDRYPTRNRAPTPRLNL